A genomic window from Fusarium oxysporum Fo47 chromosome X, complete sequence includes:
- a CDS encoding 10 TM acyl transferase domain found in Cas1p-domain-containing protein produces the protein MNKSRSRSIPVVFATLFLALVAFKTLFPGDDPYRCRAVQKTGRWIDPIRDEHGNRDPFKQWQPDGCILNHYNSQDIRRCTEGRPIVIVGDSTSKNLGLAIASLLDNKQYQKDNAARLYTKTTSFNMTYHGQRIERVANVYLSSHGVPGREQFVSHLETYAEEKTKIPTIEDQKGPALIYISAGAWYTHPHYGGINSTALDPWDDRFSAYQDHLSKVDKFIGDNTPHEDWFGAPMDPRDGIGNQIFYAPPAGPRYLGNDTERIIDRGRRAQEVIEMQDWLLEKEDDFSIPFVWSIANLVEGQDKIWRDPLRTGFHVKFHIAELRANILLNMRCNAKLDRMKPYPYSRTCCTDYGVKPLVQLSVVAFGIVYLAACIICEVLDMFADRSPDQPRFKLLNMQAGCLVLALLMCYYADRTQMMAKGSKLWQLKDLVALCIPCIAIMLTTIRRIKSPVPEDLSVDMQESNQPFLSRDQTDEWKGWMQSFILICYWTGAQGGSIYVFIRVCIAAYLFQTGYRHTLYFLNKNDFSFNRVSATLLRLNILSCCLAYFMDTDYMFYYFSPLVSFWFLVVYATMAIRPRYNSDLQVMLAKICMSCLILSMILMGTPLTRWVFGILNTVFKIQWSYKQWYLRVTLDMLIVYVGMLTAVANRHLKMPIHLRLRVTLALAGVFATIHYFYATSGLRMAAYAKWHPYVSLVPVLGFIAMRNVSGPVRNYHSKAMAWLGRCSLETYILQFHILLAADTDGILIVDGLFGDGSLMGDRWRTLVIVVPIFLLISHSVAVSTGYIVRIIMHQGAEDEKLGRLRFWTWLEKIPGFSDLSAPKIRVICILLVMWLLNLMSPGHEIPTVFDGGHSVVEAPKAPLEIPYQIANSTLRCQFNSVQFTMATSRSYPTQALELETLSLTHEAGSTPKQPNPVLSTAGRRLGSHNDHAHESDQFTGSGDEAAPPRATLVVEKWNEPIGNAFRVGAIYWSLFVSGANDAAYGALIPYLETYYELSYLVVSLIFLSPFVGFIVSAAVNNYLHMNIGQRWIAFMCGGCHALTYLILSQHPPYPVLVLAYVLAGLGNGIGLAAWNSYIGNLARSNELLGFMHASYGLGGTVSPLIATSMITQANLGWYDFYYVLLGMAVLETATLTYSFWPKTAQKYRETVHTEGTRNEGTRAALFVKPHARVVWLCAFFLLGYVGTEVALGGWVVQFMLRVRNADPFDAGMTAVGFWLGITIGRLVLGMVIPKIGVKLSLMIFIPITMGLQLIFWLVPQFHVSAVAVSLQGFFLGPMFPCVIVALTMLLPRHLHVSAIGFAAAFGGSGAAVLPFAVGAIAQAKGVQVLQPIILAILAVLFIIWLGLPKIEKRKD, from the exons ATGAACAAATCACGGAGCAGATCGATACCTGTCGTTTTTGCAACTCTTTTCTTAGCCTTGGTGGCGTTCAAAACTCTTTTCCCTGGAGATGATCCTTATCGCTGTCGCGCGGTTCAGAAAACAGGTCGATGGATTGACCCGATTCGTGATGAGCATGGAAATCGGGATCCATTTAAGCAATGGCAGCCTGATGGATGTATCCTCAATCACTACAACTCGCAAGACATCCGCAGATGCACTGAGGGCCGTCCAATTGTGATTGTTGGCGACTCGACGTCCAAgaatcttggccttgccatAGCTAGCCTG CTCGATAATAAGCAGTACCAAAAAGATAATGCAGCCAGGTTGTACACCAAGACGACATCCTTCAACATGACATATCACGGTCAAAGGATAGAACGCGTCGCAAACGTCTATCTCTCATCACATGGCGTTCCAGGTCGAGAACAGTTCGTCAGCCACCTCGAAACTTATGCAgaggagaagacaaagaTTCCAACGATCGAAGATCAGAAAGGCCCGGCATTGATCTACATATCTGCAGGCGCATGGTATACTCATCCTCACTATGGAGGTATCAACTCTACCGCCCTTGATCCCTGGGATGATCGTTTCTCGGCATATCAGGATCATCTGTCAAAAGTCGACAAATTCATTGGCGATAATACACCACATGAAGATTGGTTCGGCGCACCGATGGACCCACGAGATGGTATTGGAAACCAGATCTTTTATGCACCTCCCGCTGGACCGCGATACTTGGGTAATGATACCGAGAGGATTATCGACAGAGGCCGGAGAGCGCAAGAAGTGATCGAGATGCAGGATTGGCTTCTTGAAAAGGAGGATGACTTCAGCATTCCGTTTGTCTGGTCTATCGCCAATCTTGTCGAAGGTCAAGATAAGATCTGGCGCGATCCCCTCCGCACCGGCTTTCATGTCAAGTTTCACATCGCAGAGCTTCGAGCCAatattcttctcaacatgAGATGCAACGCAAAGTTGGATCGAATGAAGCCGTATCCTTATTCAAGAACGTGCTGTACCGACTATGGTGTCAAGCCATTGGTGCAGCTTTCCGTTGTGGCATTCGGAATCGTGTATCTGGCTGCTTGCATCATTTGCGAGGTGTTGGACATGTTCGCCGATCGAAGTCCCGACCAGCCTCGCTTCAAGCTGCTCAACATGCAAGCCGGATGCCTTGTACTAGCACTTCTGATGTGCTACTACGCTGATCGCACACAGATGATGGCAAAAGGTAGCAAGCTTTGGCAACTCAAAGATTTAGTCGCGCTTTGCATTCCTTGTATCGCAATCATGTTAACTACTATTCGTCGCATCAAGTCACCTGTTCCAGAGGACCTCTCAGTAGACATGCAAGAGTCAAACCAACCATTCCTCTCACGAGATCAGACCGATGAGTGGAAAGGATGGATGCAATCTTTCATCCTCATTTGCTACTGGACAGGCGCACAAGGTGGCTCAATCTACGTCTTCATCCGTGTCTGCATTGCGGCATATCTCTTCCAAACCGGCTACAGACATACACTTTATTTCCTGAACAAGAACGACTTCTCATTCAACCGTGTCTCAGCCACATTACTGCGCCTCAACATACTCAGCTGTTGTCTCGCGTACTTTATGGACACAGACTACATGTTCTACTACTTCTCCCCTCTCGTATCCTTCTGGTTCCTCGTCGTTTACGCGACCATGGCGATTAGACCAAGGTACAACAGCGATTTGCAGGTTATGCTGGCCAAGATCTGCATGTCTTGTCTTATTTTGTCGATGATCCTCATGGGGACGCCTCTTACACGTTGGGTCTTTGGGATTCTCAACACTGTCTTCAAGATCCAGTGGAGTTACAAGCAATGGTATCTCCGTGTCACACTCGACATGCTCATCGTCTATGTTGGTATGCTGACAGCCGTTGCCAACCGGCACTTGAAGATGCCTATTCATCTACGGCTTCGTGTAACGCTTGCTCTGGCTGGCGTCTTCGCTACGATACATTACTTTTATGCGACTTCAGGTCTCCGTATGGCTGCATACGCGAAATGGCATCCATATGTATCTCTTGTACCAGTATTGGGTTTTATCGCCATGCGGAATGTTTCGGGCCCTGTTCGCAATTATCACTCCAAAGCTATGGCTTGGTTAGGTCGTTGCTCTTTGGAGACCTACATCCTCCAGTTTCACATCCTCCTCGCGGCCGATACCGATGGTATTCTCATTGTCGATGGTCTCTTCGGCGATGGGTCGCTCATGGGAGACCGATGGAGGACTCTGGTCATTGTCGTACCAATATTTCTGTTGATTAGTCACTCGGTTGCTGTTTCAACGGGATACATCGTCAGGATCATTATGCATCAAGGcgcagaagatgagaagctcGGCAGACTTCGTTTCTGGACTTGGCTGGAAAAGATCCCAGGCTTCTCAGATCTCTCAGCACCCAAAATTAGGGTAATATGCATTTTATTAGTTATGTGGCTACTCAATCTGATGAGCCCGGGACATGAGATCCCGACAGTGTTTGATGGTGGACACTCAGTGGTTGAGGCGCCAAAAGCCCCGCTGGAGATTCCTTACCAAATAGCGAACAGTACT CTGAGGTGTCAATTCAATTCAGTCCAGTTCACGATGGCTACGTCCAGGTCTTACCCTACACAGGCTCTTGAACTCGAGACTCTCAGTCTCACTCACGAAGCCGGTTCAACGCCAAAACAGCCGAACCCAGTTTTATCAACAGCTGGGCGTCGGCTGGGATCGCATAATGACCATGCGCATGAGTCTGATCAATTCACTGGCTCAGGCGATGAAGCTGCACCTCCGAGGGCCACTCTCGTTGTAGAGAAGTGGAATGAACCCATTGGCAACGCCTTTCGAGTTGGCGCTATCTACTGGAGTCTTTTTGTCTCAGGCGCCAACGATGCTGCATACGGAGCTTTGATCCCTTATCTGGAGACTTACTACGAGCTCTCTTACCTCGTTGTCTcactcatcttcctctcgcCGTTCGTCGGATTCATCGTCTCAGCAGCTGTCAATAATTATCTTCACATGAACATCGGTCAACGGTGGATCGCCTTCATGTGCGGAGGATGCCACGCGCTGACatatcttatcttatcgcagCATCCGCCTTATCCTGTTCTTGTCTTGGCATATGTCCTCGCAGGTCTCGGTAATGGCATTGGACTTGCTGCTTGGAACTCATACATCGGCAATTTGGCAAGGTCTAATGAGTTGTTGGGTTTTATGCATGCGAGCTATGGACTTGGAGGAACGGTTAGCCCTCTTATTGCGACTAGCATGATCACTCAGGCCAATCTGGGCTGGTATGACTTTTACTACGTGCTT CTGGGCATGGCTGTTTTGGAGACCGCAACTCTCACCTACTCCTTCTGGCCCAAGACAGCTCAGAAGTATCGCGAGACTGTTCACACTGAGGGCACCCGCAACGAAGGGACACGCGCCGCTCTCTTCGTCAAGCCTCATGCTCGTGTTGTTTGGCTTTGtgccttcttccttctcggtTACGTTGGTACCGAAGTCGCTCTTGGCGGCTGGGTCGTGCAATTCATGTTGCGTGTTCGTAACGCTGACCCTTTCGACGCTGGAATGACAGCTGTCGGTTTCTGGCTCGGCATCACGATCGGACGTCTGGTTTTAGGCATGGTGATTCCCAAGATCGGTGTCAAATTGTCACTCATGATCTTCATTCCCATCACCATGGGCCTGCAGCTCATTTTTTGGCTCGTGCCGCAATTCCACGTCTCAGCCGTGGCAGTTTCGCTGCAGGGCTTCTTCTTAGGACCCATGTTCCCTTGTGTTATTGTTGCACTTACAATGCTTCTTCCGCGACATCTACACGTCAGCGCAATCGGCTTCGCCGCTGCGTTTGGTGGAAGCGGTGCGGCTGTGCTGCCCTTTGCGGTTGGTGCAATTGCGCAGGCCAAGGGAGTGCAGGTTCTTCAGCCAATTATTCTCGCTATTCTGGCTGTTCTGTTTATAATATGGCTTGGCCTACCTAAGATCGAGAAGCGAAAGGATTAA
- a CDS encoding Alpha/Beta hydrolase protein, which yields MESVYRLLLLAALLPFSVAVSPTVDLGYSKYKGNVLDNGVSEWLGVRYAAAPVKDLRFKLPQDPIRMRAVQDATKRGTVCIGTDADPKIIGDTQSEDCLFLNIWAPTKASAKDKLPVYIYIQGGGFNGNSNANANGTALVVAGDLDMIVVSINYRVGVYGFLNDADQVTPNVGLHDQRKAFQWVQKHISKFGGNPDHVVIGGESAGAASVSLHLSAYGGKDEGLFHGAIAQSISFGSLLTEKESVYQFNTLAVRLGCVGAKKDILPCIRSKSPQEIQKINKNLPNLGSTTPPLFMWTPSIDGKLVPDVTYRAYEEGKFVKVPLMTGDDTNGGTYFTPVNTSSLVESNEFMKANFPFLTLEQLGQINELYPNKNESCPNPGCWWRQVSDVYGDMRYMCSSMYISNALSLHGVPNSWNYWYDVEDPAQMAAGYGVPHVVENQAVFGPGPGSPASYLNGGKNVPVVPVIQAYWTSFIRTLDPNTHRDKSAVKWEQWTEKGRKRIKFETGGKTKMERPSKDLQKKCDYWADIGPSIRQ from the exons ATGGAGTCGGTATATcgtttgttgttgttggcagCACTACTGCCTTTCTCTGTTGCCGTAAGTCCCACGGTTGATCTTGGGTATAGCAAGTACAAAGGCAACGTACTTGACAATGGCGTTTCGGAATGGCTTGGTGTTCGTTATGCTGCCGCACCAGTCAAGGACTTGAGGTTCAAgcttcctcaagatcctATCCGCATGAGAGCGGTCCAGGATGCTACCAAG CGGGGAACAGTATGCATCGGAACAGATGCTGATCCCAAGATCATTGGCGATACTCAATCTGAAGactgcctcttcctcaacatctggGCACCAACAAAAGCCTCAGCGAAGGACAAGCTTCCAGTATACATCTATATCCAAGGCGGCGGCTTCAACGGCAACTCAAATGCCAACGCAAACGGCACTGCCCTTGTCGTTGCCGGCGACCTGGACATGATTGTTGTTTCCATCAACTATCGCGTTGGTGTATACGGTTTTCTCAACGATGCTGACCAGGTCACACCAAACGTCGGTCTCCACGATCAGCGAAAGGCGTTCCAATGGGTCCAGAAGCACATTTCCAAGTTCGGCGGTAACCCTGACCATGTTGTCATTGGTGGCGAGTCTGCTGGTGCTGCGAGTGTCAGTCTGCATCTCAGCGCTTATGGAGGCAAGGATGAAGGTCTTTTCCACGGCGCTATTGCCCAATCTATCTCGTTCGGATCTCTCCTTACAGAGAAGGAATCTGTGTATCAGTTCAACACTCTGGCGGTGCGACTAGGCTGCGTTGGCGCGAAAAAGGATATTCTTCCTTGTATTCGTTCCAAGTCGCCCCAGGAGATccagaagatcaacaagaaCCTTCCGAACCTCGGTAGCACTACGCCACCTCTGTTCATGTGGACTCCCAGCATTGACGGAAAGCTCGTTCCTGATGTCACCTATCGGGCTTATGAGGAGGGGAAGTTCGTAAAAGTTCCTCTGATGACTGGCGATGACACCAATGGAGGCACCTACTTTACGCCTGTCAACACATCTTCTTTGGTGGAAAGCAACGAATTTATGAAGGCCAACTTTCCCTTCCTGACTCTGGAGCAGTTGGGGCAGATCAACGAACTCTATCCCAACAAAAACGAGTCTTGCCCCAATCCTGGATGCTGGTGGCGTCAGGTCAGTGACGTCTACGGAGATATGAGATACATGTGCTCATCAATGTATATCTCAAACGCACTGTCACTCCATGGAGTTCCCAACTCTTGGAACTACTGGTACGACGTAGAGGATCCAGCTCAGATGGCCGCAGGTTACGGTGTTCCTCACGTGGTGGAGAATCAAGCTGTATTTGGACCAGGACCGGGCTCGCCAGCCAGCTACCTCAATGGCGGGAAGAACGTCCCCGTGGTCCCCGTGATCCAAGCCTATTGGACAAGCTTCATTCGTACCTTGGATCCCAACACGCATCGTGATAAGAGTGCTGTCAAGTGGGAGCAATGGACTGAGAAGGGCCGTAAGCGAATTAAGTTTGAGACCGGTGGAAAGACCAAGATGGAGAGGCCTAGCAAGGATTTGCAGAAAAAGTGTGATTACTGGGCCGATATCGGTCCAAGTATTCGGCAGTAA